The segment CCGCCAACGATGAGCCCCTTCTTCAGGCTCCAACTCTTGAAGAACGAAGGCCGGGGTTGCCCGGGGTTGTGTTGCTGCGGCGCACCCCACCCCGCGGCAGGCTGCTGGTTCACCGGCGGCTGCGGCGCACCCGGCGCACCCCACCCCGCGGCAGGCTGCCCAGAATCATCAAGGGGGCGAATCACCGGTTGCGGGTGCCCATTCTCCGGCTCGGAGCCAGGTACGGAGGGGTTGTTTTGCTGATCCATGGTGTTCTCCATCGAAGTCGAGATTGTTTGGTCGTGGTTGTTGCTGTCCCCAACAGCGTCGGCCGTTTTGCTGTGCGTTGGCTGTGTCGAACTGCAGGCTTGCCTGTGACCTGCAGCAGCGTTGTGTCGGAGGCCCGGCCGCAACCCAGCCGGCCCCGCCCCAGCCGGGCCCGCCCCGTATGGCCCCGCAAGAACGCCATCACAGCGCGTTGGACGTACCGTGCCTCTGGACAGCTCGCTAGGCTGGGACTCACAGGGTGCTCACAGCATCGGCTCAGCACTGGCAAAACGGCAGATTGGAGAGTTATCTCATGGCATCCTCGCACTCCATGACCAACAACCTCCCGCAGCTTAGCCACCCGGACGGTTCCCCCATCCGCGCCTTGGTGGTGGACGACGAACCCAGCCTCGCCGAACTCATGAGCATGGGCCTGCGCATGGCAGGCTGGTCGGTGGCCGTGGCGTGCGACGGTCCCGCTGCGGTCAAGCTCGCCAAGGACTTCCGGCCGGATGTCCTGGTGCTCGATGTGATGCTTCCCGGATTCGACGGCGTTGAACTGTTGGGCAGGATCCGCGCCTTTGCGCCTGAGGTTCCCGCGCTCTTCCTTACCGCGAAGGACGACGTCCAGGACCGCATCCTTGGACTAGCCGCCGGCGGGGACGATTATGTCACCAAGCCGTTCAGCATGGAGGAAGTCCTGTTGCGCCTGCACCGACTGGTCCAGCGCTCGGGTGTGGCCGCGATGGACACGGCCGAACTGGTGGTGGGCGACCTGACCCTCAATGTAGATACCCGCGAGGTCACCCGAGGGGGCGAAGACATCCCGCTCACGGCAACCCAGTTCGAGCTCTTGCGCTACCTCATGGAAAATCCCAAGCGCGTGGTCAGCAAAGCCCAGATCCTGGACCGCGTCTGGGACTACGACTTTGGCGGCCAAGCCAACATCGTTGAGCTCTACATCTCTTACCTGCGCAAGAAGATCGAGGCCAACCACCCGCCCATGATCCACACAGTGCGCGGGGCCGGTTACGTCATCAAGCCTGCCGAATAGCCCGGAGCGCCGTATGTCCGCACTCTCGGGTATCCCCCGCCAATCCGATCATCAGTGGTTCAACCCTTCAACCTGGCATTTGCGCACGCGCCTGATCCTGGTCTCGATGGCGCTCCTCGTCGCCATTTGTGGAGCCGTGGGCGTGGTCAGTTACGCCTCCATGGACCTGTTCCTCACCAAGCAGCTTGACCAGCAACTCGTGCAGGCCTCCCATGGCCGCCCGCCCGCTGGAGATCCGAATGGGCGGCCGGATCCTTTGGATGCCCGCGGCCAAAGCATCGGCACGCTGAACGCACGCATTGCCGGCGGGCAAGTGAGCAGCGATGCCGGATTCTTGTCCTCCGACGCCACCCGTACGTCTTTGACCGCCAACGACGCCGCCGCTCTGTTGGCGCTCCCCCCCAACGGGCGCGCGGTTGATCTGAACCTTTCCAACGGTGGCTACAGGGTGGTGGCGAGCGCAACCCCCTACGGCGATGAGGTCATCACCGGGCTGCCCCTCGCATCGAAGGAGAACACCGAGGCCTTGCTTGTCTGGACCATGGTCCTGGTTTCCTTGGGAGGCTTGGTGTTGATCGGGCTCGCGGGAACTGTTCTGATCCGCCGCACCATGCGTCCCCTGGAGCAGCTTTCCGACGTCGCCACGAAGGTGTCCAAGCTTCCGCTCGACGCCGGCGAGGTGGCGCTCGCGGTGCGCGTTCCGGCGTCGGCGGCTCACCCAGGAACCGAGGTGGGCAGCGTCGGCCACGCTTTGAACCTCATGTTGGACAACGTCTCCAACGCGCTCGAGGCCCGGCAGCAGAGCGAAACCAAGGTGCGCCAGTTCGTGGCCGACGCCTCGCACGAGCTGCGCACTCCGCTGACCGCCATCCGCGGCTACACCGAACTCTTGCGCATGACCGAAACGTTCACCGAAGACGGCCGCAAGTCGCTGGCCCGGGTTCAAAGCCAGTCCGAACGCATGACCACCCTCGTGGAGGACCTCCTTCTGCTGGCCCGGCTTGATGAAGGCAAGGCCCCGGTGTTCACCGATGTGGACCTCACGCAGTTGGTGGTGGAGACCGTCAGCGATGAGAAGGTCATGGCTCCCGAGCACGTCTGGCAGCTCAAGTTACCGGACGAGCCCCTCACCGTCCGCGGCGATACCACGCAACTCCACCAGGTCCTGGCCAATCTGCTCTCCAACGCCCGCAAACACACGGAGGCGGGAACCACCGTTGTCACGGGGGTCATGCGCTCCGCCGATGGCAGTGCCGTGGTTACCGTGACCGATAACGGACCAGGCATCCCGCGCGAATTCCAGGGCAGGATCTTCTCGCGCTTTGCCCGTGCCGATGCGGCCCGCTCCGGTTCCGAGGGCACGTCAGGGCTCGGCTTGTCGATTGTGGAATCCATCGTCCAAGCCCACGGCGGTACCGTTGAAGTGACCTCGCGGCCGGGCCGGACGGAATTTGCCGTGCGCCTTCCAGCGGTCAGGACCGCCCTGGCCTGAAAGTGCACAAAGAAGCGTTCGACGACGGATGGTGGCGGGCGCAAGTCGACTCACCGGCGTCGTGATCTCCGTTACCCAAATGTGACTTAAGCGGAATCCTCCTGTACCGTCGATGGGTGCGCGGGATCGTTCCTGCCACCGCCGGGTAGGCGCCGAGCTCTGCCCCTCCCCGGTGCCAACAGTCCAGGCAGAGACGGGGGACCCAGGTCTCCGGGCAAGCGCTCATGTTGAGCCGGCCCTAGGGGTGAAGCCGTACCGCCACGATTCTCAGTGGCCACGGCCGGATGACCTCATCCGAATCCGACAGCTAACTCCGCAGGCGTTGAGAGGCAATCATCATGTCTGGTTCCAAGAATCAGTCGCGCCCTGTTGCGCGCCACCGCGGCGAACCTGCCGGAAAAAACAAGTCACGTACCACTTTGCGGCGAGTCGCGGCAAACCTCGGCACCGGCCAGCGGATGGCCGTTGTTGCCGGCGTTGTTGCCGTGTTCATTGGCGCAGGTGCGGCCACCCAAGCCGCCGGTCAAGCCCTCGATGCCCAGGACATGAGCCGGGCTTCCGAATCA is part of the Arthrobacter methylotrophus genome and harbors:
- a CDS encoding HAMP domain-containing sensor histidine kinase; protein product: MSALSGIPRQSDHQWFNPSTWHLRTRLILVSMALLVAICGAVGVVSYASMDLFLTKQLDQQLVQASHGRPPAGDPNGRPDPLDARGQSIGTLNARIAGGQVSSDAGFLSSDATRTSLTANDAAALLALPPNGRAVDLNLSNGGYRVVASATPYGDEVITGLPLASKENTEALLVWTMVLVSLGGLVLIGLAGTVLIRRTMRPLEQLSDVATKVSKLPLDAGEVALAVRVPASAAHPGTEVGSVGHALNLMLDNVSNALEARQQSETKVRQFVADASHELRTPLTAIRGYTELLRMTETFTEDGRKSLARVQSQSERMTTLVEDLLLLARLDEGKAPVFTDVDLTQLVVETVSDEKVMAPEHVWQLKLPDEPLTVRGDTTQLHQVLANLLSNARKHTEAGTTVVTGVMRSADGSAVVTVTDNGPGIPREFQGRIFSRFARADAARSGSEGTSGLGLSIVESIVQAHGGTVEVTSRPGRTEFAVRLPAVRTALA
- a CDS encoding response regulator transcription factor encodes the protein MASSHSMTNNLPQLSHPDGSPIRALVVDDEPSLAELMSMGLRMAGWSVAVACDGPAAVKLAKDFRPDVLVLDVMLPGFDGVELLGRIRAFAPEVPALFLTAKDDVQDRILGLAAGGDDYVTKPFSMEEVLLRLHRLVQRSGVAAMDTAELVVGDLTLNVDTREVTRGGEDIPLTATQFELLRYLMENPKRVVSKAQILDRVWDYDFGGQANIVELYISYLRKKIEANHPPMIHTVRGAGYVIKPAE